The following coding sequences are from one Hymenobacter sp. DG25A window:
- a CDS encoding GNAT family N-acetyltransferase, translated as MAATPHSPLFIPGEALDFYLGQGYYRMHQDLFTCHFLPIEEELYTAHWLRIVLSRVQYGPQQRRLLRLNERFTTTTQPFHLTQEYETLYALYRNSITFDAPPTIEAFLLAGASHNVFTTEVIEIRDGGLLIALGIFDSGLRSMAGIMNFYHPAYRKYSLGKYLMLRKLDIAQERQYHYYYPGYVVHQYPKFDYKLFPCPAATQVYDSRSGRWRAFSWAEVARQSAELLREMPEDEPDSNSGE; from the coding sequence ATGGCTGCTACCCCACATTCTCCCTTGTTTATTCCCGGCGAAGCGCTGGATTTTTATCTGGGTCAGGGGTATTACCGCATGCATCAGGACCTGTTCACCTGCCATTTCCTGCCCATTGAAGAAGAGCTGTACACGGCCCATTGGCTCCGTATAGTTCTCTCCCGGGTGCAGTATGGCCCCCAGCAACGGCGTCTGTTACGGCTAAATGAGCGGTTTACCACCACCACGCAGCCGTTTCACCTCACCCAGGAATACGAAACCCTGTATGCGCTTTACCGCAACAGCATCACCTTTGATGCCCCGCCCACAATAGAAGCCTTTTTACTGGCCGGGGCCTCGCACAACGTCTTTACCACGGAGGTAATCGAAATCCGGGACGGCGGCCTGCTCATTGCCCTCGGCATTTTCGATAGCGGCCTCCGGAGTATGGCGGGCATTATGAATTTCTACCACCCGGCTTACCGCAAATACAGCCTGGGCAAGTACCTGATGCTGCGCAAGCTGGACATAGCGCAGGAGCGGCAGTACCACTATTATTACCCCGGCTACGTGGTACACCAGTATCCCAAATTCGACTACAAACTATTCCCCTGCCCGGCCGCCACCCAGGTATATGACTCCCGGAGCGGGCGGTGGCGGGCCTTTTCCTGGGCGGAAGTAGCCCGGCAATCAGCTGAGCTATTGCGGGAAATGCCGGAGGATGAGCCCGACAGCAATTCCGGCGAGTAA
- a CDS encoding DUF4385 domain-containing protein, with translation MPFNYDQDFQHTDFRQHPELYRVGKGEQGVLLVQPYKSEILPHWRFRTPEVARESSEHIFGLFLDYLKAEDFVGADMARKFLQMGYTRARRYANHRGGKKYDGPVPADKKGQSGAHGRAELPRAPEDPEKAAAASIFKLKWDEARLHPEYVRQRAAFETRYGK, from the coding sequence ATGCCCTTTAACTACGACCAGGATTTTCAACACACCGATTTTCGCCAGCACCCGGAACTGTATCGGGTGGGCAAGGGTGAACAGGGCGTGCTGCTGGTGCAGCCTTACAAAAGCGAGATACTCCCGCACTGGCGCTTTCGTACGCCGGAGGTAGCCCGGGAATCATCGGAGCACATTTTTGGCCTGTTCCTGGATTATCTGAAAGCCGAAGATTTTGTGGGAGCTGATATGGCCCGCAAGTTTCTGCAGATGGGCTACACCCGGGCCCGGCGCTACGCCAACCACCGCGGCGGCAAGAAATACGATGGGCCGGTGCCCGCTGATAAAAAAGGTCAGAGCGGCGCGCACGGCAGGGCCGAGCTGCCCCGCGCCCCCGAGGACCCCGAAAAGGCGGCCGCTGCGAGCATCTTTAAGCTGAAGTGGGATGAGGCCCGCCTGCACCCCGAGTACGTGCGGCAGCGGGCCGCCTTTGAGACGCGCTACGGAAAGTGA
- a CDS encoding Ig-like domain-containing domain yields MPARAYLPLFFLAGTVLSGCAAISSPEGGARDTVPPKLVSTQPADRSVNVTGRTIRLEFSEPVQVKDLTKNLLVAPLLSDENKYKVREERNAIELQFEKPFEANTTYSFNFREAISDITESNPAADVILSFSTGPALDSGSVQGRVRDLLTQAPAADVSVVLYPETDTANIRRGRPYYLARTDKEGQFVLRNLKVGRFRIFALADKNQTSRYEEGEKIAYLPEVLAVRPGLDSVQLMLTRPDSRPPIILSQKAEAARFAVTYNEGVRSAALASLAGSTVAPELLQVAEAGKRVNLYQTLALPAGRYLLAATDSAGNVARDTVSVKFAAATPGASQGIPWTIEGNAKEVYRQGQITVKFFEPLRLEPKKPVGVLVEDSTTRRPLQPASVVLSPDRTQLTVALNTRARNNLTLILDSTVVQSVTGQSLRLRPMRFTLTDQATTGTVAGTVQTTAKRRYELQLLDEKGNLVRSLASPKTFRLDNLAPGSYRIRVLIDANGDGRWQSGDPQLRVLPEPVFIYPQPIQVRANWEVEDVRVTF; encoded by the coding sequence ATGCCAGCCCGCGCTTACCTGCCCCTGTTTTTTCTTGCCGGAACCGTGCTCAGCGGTTGCGCGGCTATCAGCTCGCCGGAGGGCGGCGCTCGGGATACTGTGCCGCCCAAGCTGGTCAGCACCCAGCCCGCCGACCGCTCCGTGAACGTAACCGGGCGCACCATCCGGCTGGAGTTTTCCGAGCCGGTACAGGTAAAGGACCTAACCAAAAACCTGCTGGTAGCACCCCTGCTTTCCGACGAGAACAAGTATAAAGTACGGGAGGAGCGCAATGCCATTGAGCTTCAGTTCGAGAAGCCCTTCGAGGCCAACACTACCTACTCTTTCAACTTCCGCGAAGCCATTTCCGACATCACGGAAAGCAACCCGGCGGCTGATGTTATCCTGAGTTTCAGTACCGGCCCGGCGCTGGACTCGGGCTCGGTGCAGGGCCGCGTGCGCGACCTGCTGACCCAGGCGCCTGCCGCTGATGTATCCGTAGTGCTGTACCCCGAAACGGATACGGCCAACATCCGGCGCGGCCGCCCTTACTACCTGGCCCGCACCGATAAAGAAGGCCAGTTTGTGCTGCGTAATCTGAAAGTAGGCCGGTTCCGGATTTTTGCGCTGGCCGATAAAAACCAAACCAGCCGCTACGAGGAAGGCGAAAAAATAGCCTACCTGCCCGAGGTGCTGGCCGTGCGCCCGGGCCTGGATTCGGTGCAACTCATGCTCACCCGTCCCGACTCCCGCCCGCCCATCATTCTTTCCCAGAAAGCCGAAGCCGCGCGCTTTGCCGTCACCTACAATGAAGGCGTCCGCTCGGCGGCGCTGGCCTCGCTGGCAGGCAGTACCGTGGCTCCGGAATTACTGCAGGTAGCCGAAGCCGGTAAGCGCGTGAACCTATACCAGACGCTGGCTCTACCGGCCGGCCGCTACCTGCTGGCCGCCACCGACAGCGCCGGCAACGTAGCCCGCGACACGGTAAGCGTGAAGTTTGCGGCGGCCACCCCAGGAGCCAGCCAGGGTATTCCCTGGACCATTGAAGGCAATGCCAAGGAAGTTTACCGGCAGGGGCAAATCACGGTGAAGTTTTTTGAGCCGCTGCGCCTGGAGCCTAAAAAGCCGGTGGGCGTGTTGGTGGAAGATTCTACCACACGACGCCCGCTTCAGCCGGCCAGCGTAGTCCTCAGCCCCGACCGCACCCAGCTAACCGTGGCCCTGAATACCCGCGCCCGCAACAACCTAACGCTGATACTGGATAGCACCGTGGTGCAAAGCGTAACCGGCCAAAGCCTGCGCCTGCGCCCCATGCGCTTTACCCTCACAGATCAGGCTACTACCGGCACGGTAGCCGGCACGGTGCAAACCACCGCCAAGCGCCGGTATGAGCTGCAGCTGCTGGATGAGAAAGGCAATCTGGTTCGTTCTCTGGCCTCACCTAAAACTTTCCGCCTGGACAATCTGGCCCCCGGCTCTTACCGCATTCGGGTGCTGATTGATGCCAACGGGGATGGCCGCTGGCAGTCCGGCGACCCACAGCTGCGCGTGCTGCCGGAACCTGTATTCATCTATCCGCAGCCCATTCAGGTACGGGCCAACTGGGAAGTGGAAGACGTTCGGGTTACGTTCTAG
- the ybeY gene encoding rRNA maturation RNase YbeY, with translation MCSSRSIWYPRLILKAPLLPLPPLTITRHELPAPEHEEDHDDDTRGRETHGIEFLVEDVDFELGDAEALTSWIERVAAVHEHEIVQLTYIFCSDEYLHRVNVEYLDHDTYTDVITFDNADDADIIEGDVFISVERVRENAAKMGIPFKDELHRVMIHGVLHLLGYQDKDLLSQTAMRKKEDDCLSLRTF, from the coding sequence ATGTGCAGCTCACGTTCCATTTGGTACCCGAGGCTGATTCTGAAGGCTCCACTACTACCTCTTCCGCCACTGACCATAACGCGGCATGAACTCCCTGCCCCCGAGCACGAAGAAGACCACGATGACGACACCCGCGGGCGCGAAACCCACGGCATCGAATTCCTGGTAGAAGACGTTGATTTTGAGCTGGGTGACGCCGAAGCGCTGACCTCCTGGATTGAACGGGTGGCCGCGGTGCACGAGCACGAAATCGTGCAGCTCACCTACATCTTCTGCTCCGATGAGTACCTGCACCGGGTGAACGTGGAGTACCTCGACCACGACACCTACACCGACGTCATCACCTTCGACAATGCCGATGATGCCGATATCATTGAAGGGGACGTGTTTATTTCGGTAGAGCGGGTGCGCGAAAACGCCGCCAAAATGGGGATTCCCTTCAAGGATGAGTTGCACCGCGTGATGATTCACGGCGTGCTGCACCTGCTGGGCTACCAGGACAAAGACCTGCTGAGCCAGACGGCCATGCGCAAAAAAGAAGACGACTGCCTCTCGCTGCGTACCTTCTAA
- a CDS encoding inorganic phosphate transporter, which translates to MFGLEPHVLLLLVLCLVAACAFEFVNGFHDTANAVATVIYTNTLRPWVAVVWSAFWNFIGVFAGGIAVAMGIVYLLPVESLVDQNVYHGIAMVGALILSAILWNVGTWYYGIPASSSHALIGSILGVGIAFSLLPGSSGAAVNWSKASETGIALLIGPLFGFTLTIILMFILKRFVRNKAIFKEPHKRKPPPLWIRLVLVVTCTLVSFFHGSNDGQKGVGLIMLILIGIVPTYFALDHSKNPLDMRESLARVELVINKINPAELSAAERKNLTEVKLQTATLDSIFLGKTDVSQLPQAQRFHIRKAILLTYSRAKKIMESEKVSLSTADRKIYDDGIKDMRSFTDYAPWGVLLMVSLSLGVGTMVGWQRIVKTIGERIGKEHLTYAQGASSELVAASMIGISTWAGLPASTTHVLSSAIAGSMVANRGIKNLNPQMVRNIALAWVLTLPVTMFLAGGLFLLFRALM; encoded by the coding sequence ATGTTTGGCTTAGAGCCTCATGTGCTGCTACTGCTAGTACTTTGTTTGGTAGCAGCCTGCGCATTCGAATTTGTAAACGGCTTTCATGATACGGCCAACGCCGTGGCTACGGTTATTTACACCAACACGCTGCGGCCCTGGGTGGCGGTAGTGTGGTCGGCATTCTGGAATTTCATTGGCGTATTTGCCGGTGGTATTGCCGTGGCCATGGGTATTGTATACCTGTTGCCGGTGGAAAGTCTGGTAGACCAGAACGTGTATCATGGTATAGCCATGGTAGGGGCTCTGATTCTGTCAGCTATTCTCTGGAACGTGGGTACCTGGTACTACGGCATTCCGGCTTCCAGCTCCCACGCGCTAATTGGCTCCATTCTGGGGGTAGGCATTGCCTTCTCCTTGCTGCCGGGCTCTAGCGGGGCGGCCGTAAACTGGAGTAAAGCCAGCGAAACCGGTATAGCCCTGCTTATTGGTCCGCTGTTCGGCTTCACGCTCACCATCATTCTGATGTTTATCCTGAAGCGCTTTGTACGCAACAAGGCCATCTTCAAGGAGCCCCACAAGCGCAAGCCCCCACCCCTGTGGATCCGGCTGGTGCTGGTGGTTACCTGTACGCTGGTGAGCTTTTTCCACGGCTCCAACGACGGCCAGAAAGGCGTGGGTCTAATTATGCTCATTCTGATTGGCATTGTCCCCACCTATTTCGCGCTCGACCATAGCAAGAATCCCCTGGATATGCGCGAGTCACTGGCCCGGGTAGAATTGGTGATTAACAAGATAAATCCGGCAGAGCTCAGCGCCGCAGAGCGTAAAAACCTGACGGAAGTAAAACTGCAGACTGCCACACTGGACAGCATTTTCCTCGGTAAAACCGATGTTTCGCAGCTCCCCCAGGCACAGCGCTTCCACATCCGCAAAGCCATTCTGCTGACCTACAGCCGGGCCAAGAAGATTATGGAAAGCGAGAAAGTAAGCCTGAGCACTGCCGACCGTAAAATCTATGACGATGGCATCAAGGACATGCGCTCCTTCACCGACTACGCGCCGTGGGGCGTGTTGCTGATGGTGTCTTTGTCCTTGGGCGTGGGTACTATGGTGGGCTGGCAGCGCATTGTGAAAACCATTGGCGAGCGGATTGGCAAGGAACACCTGACTTATGCGCAGGGCGCTTCCTCCGAGCTGGTAGCCGCCAGCATGATTGGCATTTCTACCTGGGCAGGCTTGCCGGCATCTACTACGCACGTGCTGTCCTCGGCCATTGCCGGCTCTATGGTGGCCAACCGCGGCATCAAAAACCTGAACCCGCAAATGGTGCGCAACATTGCCCTGGCTTGGGTACTTACCCTGCCGGTTACTATGTTCCTCGCGGGGGGCCTGTTTCTCCTGTTCCGGGCTCTGATGTAG
- a CDS encoding class I SAM-dependent methyltransferase translates to MLYERLEKCPVCGKSSFRNKLVVEDKSVSQESFAIVQCEACTFQFTNPRPDAQGIGRYYESEAYVSHNSTAAGVINQVYRLARMFTMRRKVSLLNHLAPRRGKLLDYGCGTGHFLAAAKRKGWQVAGYEPNARAREEATRRVGQPVGSESLSSLEAGSFDAITLWHVLEHVHTLNETLHQLIGLLKPDGVLIIAVPNVESFDAQHYKQDWAAYDVPRHLYHFSPKTMALLLKKHKLQLRQTLPMPLDAYYVSMLSEKHQSGKGKGMLSVLRTGYASNQYAADNENQYSSLIYVAGRR, encoded by the coding sequence GTGCTGTACGAACGTCTGGAGAAGTGCCCGGTTTGCGGGAAGAGCAGCTTTCGCAATAAGCTGGTGGTGGAAGACAAATCGGTGAGCCAGGAGAGCTTTGCTATTGTGCAGTGCGAGGCCTGCACCTTCCAGTTCACCAACCCCCGCCCCGATGCCCAGGGCATAGGCCGCTACTACGAGTCGGAAGCCTACGTCTCACACAACAGTACGGCTGCCGGCGTTATCAACCAGGTGTACCGGCTGGCGCGCATGTTTACCATGCGCCGCAAGGTGTCGTTGCTGAACCACCTAGCACCGCGCCGGGGCAAATTGCTGGATTACGGCTGCGGCACCGGGCATTTCCTGGCCGCGGCCAAGCGCAAAGGCTGGCAAGTGGCCGGCTACGAGCCCAACGCCCGTGCCCGCGAGGAAGCCACACGCCGCGTGGGCCAGCCCGTAGGCAGCGAGAGCCTGAGCTCCCTGGAAGCCGGTTCTTTTGATGCCATTACGCTCTGGCATGTATTGGAGCACGTGCACACGCTGAATGAAACGCTGCACCAACTCATCGGCCTGCTGAAGCCCGACGGTGTGCTGATCATAGCCGTGCCCAACGTGGAAAGCTTCGATGCCCAGCATTACAAGCAGGATTGGGCGGCCTACGATGTCCCCCGCCACCTCTACCATTTCAGCCCCAAAACCATGGCGCTGCTGCTCAAAAAGCACAAGCTGCAGCTACGCCAGACCCTGCCCATGCCGCTGGATGCCTACTACGTGAGTATGCTCAGCGAAAAGCATCAGTCGGGTAAGGGCAAAGGAATGCTGAGCGTGTTGCGTACCGGCTACGCCTCCAACCAGTACGCGGCCGATAACGAAAACCAGTATTCCAGCCTGATTTACGTAGCAGGCCGGCGCTAA
- a CDS encoding glycine--tRNA ligase: MSKQPQQTANTTEGTLADIVAHAKEYGFVFPSSEIYDGLAAVYDYGPNGVELKNNLKQLWWKAMTQLHQNVVGIDAAIFMHPLTWKASGHIDGFSDPMIDNLDSKKRYRADVLLEEKAAEYENAGDKTRADALLAEMGRLLTAEDLAGVKQLILDEKILCPVSKTGNWTDVRQFNLMFSTQVGAVADDSSKIYLRPETAQGIFVNFLNVQKSARQKVPFGIAQIGKAFRNEIVARQFIFRMREFEQMEMQFFVRPGTEGEWYNVWKETRRRWHEALGLPADKLRFHDHDKLAHYAKAAVDIEFEFPFGFKEIEGIHSRSDFDLTQHQALSRKKQNYFDNDINPETGKPYGNYVPYVVETSVGADRLFLATLCQAFQEETITEGEGEEQKTKTRKLLRLHPAVAPVKAAIFPLVKKDGLPEKANEIYNSLRFDFRVVVEEKDSIGTRYTRQDLIGTPFCIAVDHQTLEDNTVTVRHRDSREQTRMPIAELRSYIGEAVSFSRIFEKL, translated from the coding sequence ATGAGCAAGCAACCGCAGCAAACTGCCAATACCACCGAAGGCACGCTGGCCGACATTGTGGCCCACGCCAAGGAATACGGCTTCGTGTTCCCTTCCTCCGAGATTTACGATGGCCTGGCTGCCGTATATGACTACGGCCCCAACGGCGTGGAGCTGAAAAACAACCTCAAGCAACTCTGGTGGAAAGCCATGACGCAGCTCCACCAGAACGTGGTGGGCATTGACGCGGCCATCTTCATGCACCCGCTCACGTGGAAAGCCTCCGGCCACATTGATGGCTTTTCTGACCCCATGATTGATAACCTCGACAGCAAGAAGCGCTACCGCGCCGATGTACTGCTGGAGGAAAAAGCCGCCGAGTACGAAAACGCCGGCGACAAAACCCGCGCCGACGCCCTGCTGGCCGAGATGGGCCGCCTGCTCACGGCCGAAGATCTGGCCGGCGTCAAGCAGCTCATCCTCGACGAGAAGATTCTCTGCCCCGTCAGCAAAACCGGCAACTGGACCGATGTGCGCCAGTTCAACCTGATGTTCTCCACGCAGGTGGGCGCCGTGGCCGACGACTCCAGCAAGATCTACCTGCGCCCCGAAACGGCCCAGGGCATTTTCGTCAACTTCCTGAACGTGCAGAAGTCGGCGCGGCAGAAGGTGCCGTTTGGCATTGCCCAGATTGGCAAAGCCTTCCGCAATGAGATTGTAGCCCGCCAGTTCATCTTCCGCATGCGGGAGTTTGAGCAGATGGAAATGCAATTCTTTGTGCGCCCCGGCACTGAGGGCGAGTGGTACAACGTGTGGAAGGAAACGCGCCGCCGCTGGCACGAGGCCCTGGGCCTGCCCGCTGACAAGCTCCGCTTCCACGACCACGACAAGCTGGCCCACTACGCTAAGGCTGCCGTGGACATCGAGTTTGAATTCCCCTTCGGCTTCAAGGAAATTGAGGGCATCCACTCCCGCTCCGACTTCGACCTGACCCAGCACCAGGCGCTGAGCCGCAAAAAGCAGAACTACTTCGATAACGACATCAACCCCGAAACCGGTAAGCCCTACGGCAACTACGTGCCCTACGTGGTAGAAACCTCCGTGGGCGCCGACCGTCTGTTCCTGGCCACGCTCTGCCAGGCGTTCCAGGAAGAAACCATTACCGAGGGCGAAGGGGAGGAGCAGAAAACCAAAACCCGCAAGCTGCTGCGCCTGCACCCGGCCGTGGCCCCGGTGAAAGCCGCCATTTTCCCGCTGGTAAAAAAGGATGGCCTGCCCGAGAAAGCCAACGAAATCTACAACAGCCTGCGCTTCGATTTCCGGGTGGTAGTAGAAGAGAAGGACAGCATTGGTACGCGCTATACCCGCCAGGACCTCATCGGCACGCCGTTCTGTATTGCCGTAGACCACCAGACGCTGGAAGACAATACCGTAACTGTCCGGCACCGCGACTCCCGGGAGCAGACGCGCATGCCTATTGCCGAGCTGCGCAGCTACATTGGGGAGGCCGTGAGCTTCTCGCGCATTTTCGAGAAGCTGTAG
- the mnmG gene encoding tRNA uridine-5-carboxymethylaminomethyl(34) synthesis enzyme MnmG, whose translation MFQQEDYDVIVVGAGHAGCEAAAAAANLGSKVLLVTMNMNTIAQMSCNPAMGGVAKGQIVREVDALGGQSGIITDKTMIQFRMLNRSKGPAMWSPRAQSDRMRFAEEWRMTLEQTPNVDFWQEAVTGLVVEDETVVGVKTALGIEFRGKSVVLTNGTFLNGLIHIGEKQFGGGRAAEKGSTGITEQLIELGFEAGRMKTGTPPRVDGRSLDYSKMEEQPGDEVPSKFSYLDTPTLPKQRPCYITYTNPEVHEILKEGFEKSPMFQGRIKGLGPRYCPSVEDKINRFADKDRHQIFVEPEGWSTVEVYVNGFSSSLPEDVQYRALRKIAGFENAKMFRPGYAIEYDFFPPTQLQLTLETKRIKNLYFAGQINGTTGYEEAACQGLMAGINAHNCVHGKEPFILKRSEAYIGVLIDDLVNKGTDEPYRMFTSRAEHRILLRQDNADLRLTPLGFALGLASEERMELVRQKERETAEILELLQQHAIEPAEINGLLEELGSATIHEKTRAINLLRRPNIELADLTRTLPTLTLALAPFRADSLEQAIIRIKYETYIEKEHQQAGRMQELENFVIQGRLDYQQMPALSYEAREKLLRVQPETIGQAARISGVTPADISVLMVYLGK comes from the coding sequence ATGTTTCAGCAAGAAGATTACGATGTTATTGTAGTAGGAGCCGGCCACGCCGGTTGTGAGGCCGCTGCCGCGGCTGCCAACCTGGGGTCCAAGGTGCTGCTGGTAACGATGAACATGAACACCATTGCGCAGATGTCCTGCAACCCGGCCATGGGCGGGGTGGCTAAAGGGCAGATTGTGCGCGAGGTGGATGCGCTGGGCGGGCAGTCGGGCATTATCACCGACAAAACCATGATTCAGTTCCGGATGCTGAACCGCTCTAAAGGCCCCGCCATGTGGAGCCCGCGCGCGCAAAGTGACCGGATGCGCTTTGCCGAGGAGTGGCGCATGACCCTGGAGCAAACCCCCAACGTGGACTTCTGGCAGGAAGCCGTTACCGGCCTGGTAGTGGAAGATGAAACCGTGGTGGGGGTGAAAACCGCGCTGGGTATCGAGTTCCGGGGCAAATCAGTAGTGCTCACCAACGGGACTTTCCTGAACGGCCTTATTCACATTGGTGAGAAGCAGTTTGGCGGCGGCCGTGCCGCCGAAAAAGGCAGCACCGGCATTACCGAGCAGCTGATTGAGCTGGGCTTTGAAGCCGGCCGCATGAAAACCGGCACCCCACCTCGCGTGGATGGCCGCTCCCTGGACTACTCCAAAATGGAGGAGCAGCCCGGCGACGAAGTGCCCAGCAAATTCTCCTACCTCGATACGCCCACGCTGCCCAAGCAGCGCCCCTGCTACATTACCTATACCAACCCCGAGGTGCACGAAATTCTGAAGGAGGGTTTCGAGAAGTCTCCTATGTTCCAGGGCCGCATTAAGGGTCTGGGGCCGCGCTATTGCCCTTCGGTGGAGGATAAAATCAACCGCTTCGCCGATAAGGACCGCCACCAGATTTTTGTGGAGCCCGAAGGCTGGAGCACAGTGGAGGTGTACGTAAACGGCTTTAGCTCTTCTTTGCCCGAGGACGTGCAGTACCGCGCCCTGCGCAAAATTGCTGGCTTCGAAAACGCGAAGATGTTCCGGCCGGGCTACGCCATTGAGTACGACTTCTTCCCGCCCACCCAGCTGCAGCTCACGCTGGAAACCAAGCGCATCAAAAACCTCTATTTCGCGGGCCAGATTAATGGCACCACGGGTTACGAGGAAGCGGCTTGTCAGGGCCTGATGGCGGGTATCAACGCCCACAACTGCGTGCACGGCAAAGAGCCTTTTATCCTGAAGCGCAGCGAAGCCTACATTGGGGTGCTCATTGATGACCTGGTCAACAAAGGCACCGACGAGCCCTACCGCATGTTCACCAGCCGCGCCGAGCACCGCATTTTGCTGCGCCAAGACAACGCCGACCTGCGCCTCACGCCGCTGGGCTTTGCCTTAGGGCTGGCCTCGGAAGAGCGTATGGAGCTGGTACGCCAGAAGGAGCGCGAGACGGCTGAGATATTAGAGTTGCTGCAGCAGCATGCCATTGAACCCGCCGAAATCAACGGGCTGCTGGAAGAGCTGGGCTCGGCTACCATTCACGAGAAGACCCGCGCGATTAACCTGCTGCGTCGCCCCAATATTGAGCTGGCAGACCTCACACGCACCTTGCCTACGCTCACGCTGGCTTTGGCTCCCTTCCGCGCCGACTCGCTGGAGCAGGCCATCATCCGCATCAAGTACGAAACATACATTGAGAAGGAACATCAGCAGGCCGGCCGCATGCAGGAGCTGGAAAACTTCGTGATTCAGGGCCGGCTGGACTACCAGCAAATGCCGGCGCTTTCCTATGAAGCTCGTGAAAAGCTGCTGCGCGTGCAGCCCGAAACTATTGGTCAGGCGGCCCGCATCAGTGGCGTTACGCCCGCCGATATTTCGGTATTGATGGTATACCTAGGGAAATAA
- a CDS encoding ATP-binding protein, which translates to MKQVKIQIPSLVENIRVVESFIDNSKDTFNIEDDIYGNIMVAVTEAVNNAIRHGNKFDKDKNVFLSLQMGQDKVKFEVEDQGEGFDYTNLLDPTAPENLENPGGRGIFLIRHLADEVEFSKEGRHVQLTFHLVPEADSEGSTTTSSATDHNAA; encoded by the coding sequence ATGAAGCAGGTAAAAATTCAGATTCCTTCGCTCGTTGAGAATATCCGCGTGGTAGAGAGTTTCATCGACAACTCGAAGGATACCTTTAATATTGAGGACGATATCTACGGCAACATCATGGTGGCCGTGACGGAGGCCGTCAATAACGCCATTCGTCACGGCAACAAATTTGATAAGGATAAGAACGTTTTCCTGTCGTTGCAGATGGGGCAGGATAAGGTCAAGTTTGAGGTGGAAGATCAGGGCGAAGGCTTTGACTACACCAATCTGCTGGACCCTACTGCTCCGGAAAACCTGGAAAACCCCGGAGGCCGCGGTATTTTCCTCATCCGCCATCTGGCCGATGAAGTAGAATTCAGCAAGGAAGGCCGCCATGTGCAGCTCACGTTCCATTTGGTACCCGAGGCTGATTCTGAAGGCTCCACTACTACCTCTTCCGCCACTGACCATAACGCGGCATGA